From the genome of Pelobacter propionicus DSM 2379, one region includes:
- the modA gene encoding molybdate ABC transporter substrate-binding protein, which produces MKPVFKLCLTVLCLLSLAAPALAGEVHLSVAASMKDVINELSATYAKSHPGVTFLKNYGASGALAKQIENGAPADLYVSANIKWMEYLKGKQTVDSASETTFAYNSLVFAGTTNQASSLQDLTKLNRIAIGSPKSVPAGEYATEALKKAGLDKQLEKKLVMAKDVRECLMYAERGEVDGAFVYRTDALQAKQAKILFTVPQNLYPRVTYPMALTLTGAKNKDAAGFLHFLRSKAAKPVLTKYGFDVK; this is translated from the coding sequence ATGAAACCTGTGTTCAAGCTGTGTCTGACTGTGCTCTGTCTGCTGTCGCTGGCCGCTCCGGCCCTGGCCGGTGAGGTACACCTCTCCGTGGCAGCCAGCATGAAGGATGTTATCAACGAACTGTCCGCCACCTACGCCAAGAGCCATCCCGGGGTGACGTTTCTCAAGAATTACGGCGCCTCCGGCGCCCTGGCCAAGCAGATTGAAAACGGCGCACCCGCCGATCTCTACGTCTCTGCCAACATCAAGTGGATGGAATACCTGAAGGGCAAGCAGACGGTCGACAGCGCCAGTGAGACCACCTTTGCCTACAACTCTCTGGTCTTCGCCGGAACAACGAACCAGGCATCATCGCTGCAGGATCTAACCAAACTGAACCGGATCGCCATCGGCAGCCCCAAGAGCGTTCCTGCCGGCGAATATGCCACGGAAGCGCTGAAAAAGGCCGGTCTGGACAAGCAACTGGAGAAGAAACTGGTCATGGCCAAGGATGTGCGCGAATGCCTGATGTACGCAGAGCGGGGCGAGGTTGACGGCGCCTTCGTCTACCGCACCGACGCACTGCAGGCCAAACAGGCCAAGATCCTCTTCACGGTCCCCCAGAATCTCTATCCGCGGGTGACCTACCCCATGGCCCTGACCCTGACCGGCGCGAAGAACAAAGATGCGGCCGGATTCTTGCATTTCCTGCGGAGCAAAGCCGCCAAGCCGGTCCTGACCAAGTACGGGTTTGACGTAAAGTAA
- a CDS encoding substrate-binding domain-containing protein — MSREEIPLSNHIKKFREERGWSQQELAERAGLSRAGVSAIETGKLVPSTVAALALAKVFACPVEELFQVGGQAELHWAWPPLQAPCRCWRAMVSNRLLLYPVEHSPLGMVPHDGVFREGRLFENPFSDPYRTLVMASCDPAAGLLAAEYARSTPYRMLVLSRPSRTALELVRDGLVHVAGLHLARSTSPEENSKAAREILDVPFTLLRLADWEEGLVLAPGLGLSSVRQILEANIRWIGRETGSGARQVLDDLLQGGKISPTMMARDHLGVVEAIRAGWAEAGISVRLVSDEAGLDFISLREEAFDLCIPGTQADDPRVRALVDVVRSSPLKNMLKELPGYDVKSTGELS, encoded by the coding sequence ATGTCAAGAGAAGAAATTCCTCTCAGCAATCACATCAAGAAGTTCCGGGAAGAGCGGGGCTGGTCACAGCAGGAACTGGCCGAACGGGCCGGACTCTCCCGCGCCGGAGTCAGCGCCATAGAAACCGGCAAGCTGGTGCCCTCCACCGTGGCTGCCCTGGCCCTGGCCAAGGTATTCGCCTGCCCGGTGGAAGAGCTCTTTCAGGTGGGCGGACAGGCGGAACTGCACTGGGCCTGGCCTCCCCTGCAGGCGCCCTGCCGCTGCTGGCGCGCCATGGTCAGCAACAGGCTGCTGCTTTACCCGGTGGAGCACTCCCCCCTTGGCATGGTGCCCCACGACGGGGTTTTCCGCGAAGGAAGGCTGTTCGAAAACCCCTTCAGCGACCCCTACCGCACCCTGGTCATGGCCAGCTGCGACCCGGCGGCCGGCCTCCTGGCGGCGGAATACGCCCGCTCCACCCCCTACCGGATGCTGGTGCTCTCCCGGCCAAGCCGCACTGCACTGGAGCTGGTCAGGGACGGACTGGTGCACGTGGCCGGCCTGCACCTGGCACGAAGCACCAGCCCGGAGGAGAACAGCAAGGCGGCGCGGGAGATCCTGGATGTTCCGTTCACCCTGCTGCGCCTGGCCGACTGGGAGGAGGGACTGGTTCTTGCCCCGGGACTGGGGCTGAGCAGCGTGCGTCAGATCCTGGAGGCCAACATCCGCTGGATCGGGCGTGAAACCGGATCGGGCGCACGCCAGGTACTGGATGACCTGCTGCAGGGGGGAAAGATCTCCCCGACCATGATGGCCAGGGATCACCTGGGAGTGGTGGAGGCCATCCGCGCCGGCTGGGCAGAGGCTGGCATCTCGGTGAGGCTGGTGTCGGACGAGGCCGGACTGGACTTCATCTCCCTGCGGGAGGAGGCCTTTGACCTGTGCATCCCAGGGACGCAGGCAGACGACCCCCGTGTGCGGGCCCTGGTGGATGTTGTTCGCTCCTCGCCGCTGAAGAACATGCTGAAAGAACTGCCGGGGTATGATGTCAAATCAACCGGAGAGTTGAGTTGA
- a CDS encoding winged helix-turn-helix domain-containing protein — translation MTLLSHDDAQSGKSGGGVGGHAVSRESTLHISEAGQREDGTDQVGAGDEADALRTTNLLLGKEQLNLMVRIHELGSIGMAARELGISFKDAWDMVMAINRLSGPPLVYRLGIGTMGGVTLLSEEGKMIVSRLITETRGAARITDKN, via the coding sequence ATGACGCTGCTTTCCCATGATGACGCGCAGTCGGGAAAATCGGGAGGAGGTGTGGGGGGACACGCGGTGAGCAGGGAATCAACGCTGCACATTTCTGAAGCCGGTCAGCGGGAAGATGGCACTGACCAGGTTGGAGCCGGAGATGAGGCAGACGCTCTCCGTACGACAAACCTTCTTCTGGGGAAAGAGCAGCTCAATCTGATGGTCAGGATTCATGAGCTTGGCTCCATCGGTATGGCTGCCCGGGAGCTCGGTATCAGCTTCAAGGATGCTTGGGACATGGTCATGGCGATCAATCGCCTCTCTGGTCCGCCGCTGGTGTACCGCCTGGGTATCGGCACGATGGGCGGTGTCACCCTTCTGAGCGAGGAGGGGAAGATGATCGTCTCCCGACTGATCACGGAAACGAGGGGCGCGGCCCGGATTACTGATAAAAACTGA
- a CDS encoding FecCD family ABC transporter permease, producing the protein MQTVKNTLWISGLVLLLCLTVLVSLTLGKYPVGLAELGDYLLSLCGAGSLDGERAALLRNILVEIRLPRILAALLIGAALSVSGAAFQSMFINPLVSPSLLGVLSGASFGAALGMIVSGDWLVVQVSSFLFGLLAVLLSVGVARLYHGDRMLMLLLGGIISGALFTSLLSVVKYLADPYNQLPAIVYWLMGGLSMVDIRTVLVVSIPIGLGILAIIVLSPYLNILSMGDDEATTLGVRVSLIRMTLIFFATLISALTVVLGGMIGWVGLIVPHIARMLTGPDNRLLLPVGALLGAIYLVVVDDVSRLIFSVEIPLGIVTSLVGIPFFALVLKNARKGWG; encoded by the coding sequence ATGCAAACCGTGAAAAATACACTCTGGATATCGGGACTCGTACTGTTGCTCTGCCTTACCGTGCTGGTGTCGCTGACCCTGGGCAAATACCCTGTGGGCCTTGCGGAACTGGGTGATTACCTGCTCTCCCTGTGCGGTGCCGGCTCCCTGGATGGCGAGAGAGCCGCCCTGTTGCGCAATATCCTGGTGGAGATCCGTCTGCCGCGCATCCTGGCCGCCCTGCTGATCGGTGCGGCCCTGTCCGTTTCCGGTGCCGCGTTCCAGTCAATGTTCATCAACCCCCTGGTCTCTCCCAGCCTGCTGGGCGTGCTCTCCGGCGCCTCCTTTGGCGCGGCCTTGGGCATGATCGTCTCCGGCGACTGGCTGGTGGTGCAGGTGTCTTCCTTCCTGTTCGGCCTGCTGGCGGTGCTGCTCTCCGTGGGGGTCGCCCGGCTGTACCATGGCGACCGCATGCTGATGCTGCTCCTGGGGGGCATCATCAGCGGCGCCCTGTTCACCTCTTTGCTCTCCGTCGTCAAATACCTGGCCGATCCCTACAACCAGCTTCCCGCCATCGTCTACTGGCTGATGGGAGGACTCAGCATGGTGGACATCAGGACGGTGCTGGTGGTCTCGATCCCCATCGGGCTGGGCATACTGGCCATTATCGTCCTCTCCCCCTATCTGAATATCCTCAGCATGGGGGATGACGAGGCCACGACCCTGGGTGTCAGGGTCAGCCTGATCCGCATGACCCTGATCTTCTTCGCCACCCTGATCAGCGCCCTGACCGTGGTGCTGGGGGGGATGATCGGCTGGGTCGGGCTGATCGTGCCGCACATCGCCCGCATGCTCACCGGCCCGGACAATCGCCTGCTGCTGCCGGTGGGGGCGCTTCTGGGCGCCATCTACCTGGTGGTGGTGGATGATGTCTCCCGGCTGATATTCAGCGTCGAAATCCCCCTGGGAATCGTCACCTCCCTGGTGGGCATTCCCTTCTTCGCGCTGGTGCTGAAAAACGCACGGAAAGGATGGGGCTAA